In Arachis hypogaea cultivar Tifrunner chromosome 17, arahy.Tifrunner.gnm2.J5K5, whole genome shotgun sequence, a single window of DNA contains:
- the LOC140180925 gene encoding uncharacterized protein, which yields MLACSGFGWNSKKQCVVVDSKDVLDAWMKAHPTKFYTPGKPFPLFHQLEGIFGKDRATGAGAVSGFDAEEQVDEEIEDQTQGFYDSDMSANPTIDRGQGQASHSNVGAGPGNTRHSSRKRRQTDLLERMAEHIQQSSVTQSQNAQLIADALVGVNGKFKIGEKLEQLGFREDEVVQVVLKFSENPHLCAHFWGLIDSQKSALVRSIIF from the exons ATGCTTGCATGCAGTGGATTTGGCTGGAATTCCAAAAAACAATGTGTCGTGGTTGACAGCAAAGATGTCCTTGATGCATGGATGAAG GCACACCCGACCAAATTCTATACTCCTGGGAAGCCATTCCCTTTGTTTCATCAGTTGGAAGGTATATTCGGAAAGGACAGAGCCACGGGGGCAGGTGCAGTCAGTGGTTTTGACGCAGAGGAACAAGTCGATGAAGAAATTGAAGACCAGACTCAAGGATTTTACGACTCTGACATGTCTGCAAATCCAACAATTGACAGAGGGCAAGGACAAGCGTCACACTCTAATGTTGGTGCAGGTCCAGGTAACACAAGGCATTCTAGTAGGAAGAGGAGGCAAACTGATCTCCTAGAGAGGATGGCTGAGCATATCCAGCAATCCAGTGTTACCCAATCACAGAATGCCCAATTAATTGCTGATGCTCTCGTCGGTGTGAATGGGAAGTTTAAGATCGGTGAGAAGCTTGAACAGCTTGGGTTCAGAGAGGATGAGGTGGTGCAGGTCGTATTGAAGTTTTCTGAAAATCCGCATCTATGTGCTCACTTCTGGGGTTTGATAGATTCTCAGAAGAGTGCTCTTGTGCGATCCATTATCTTTTAG
- the LOC112765749 gene encoding probable glycosyltransferase At5g20260 produces MSISPPEAAPTIPSGKVRHSFSDACQLRRQLLVRLRLLCRSPPLPLRLPRQRCRRSALRFPRSCVSSLLSFSLDCRRYTHVGIYALEGNKRFIVKDPRRAHLFYLPFSSQKLRITLAEQKLNGKQMEQYLERYVHLIARRYRFWNRTRGADHFLVACHDWVNEEEASLFDVLQLLLASVIFVSLFQKLPKVSFGTIGDYVLFLARSSIKI; encoded by the exons ATGTCAATCTCGCCGCCGGAAGCAGCGCCAACGATCCCGTCGGGTAAGGTACGCCACAGCTTCTCTGATGCTTGTCAATTGCGCCGTCAGTTACTGGTGAGGCTCAGGTTGTTGTGTCGTTCCCCGCCTCTACCTCTACGTCTGCCTCGCCAGCGTTGCCGCCGTTCTGCTCTACGCTTTCCTCGGAGCTGTGTCTCTTCtctcctctccttctctctcgATTGTCGCCGTTATACTCATGTAG GGATATATGCCCTGGAGGGAAATAAACGGTTCATAGTGAAGGATCCTCGCAGAGCTCATTTGTTTTACCTGCCATTCAGTTCACAAAAGCTAAGAATTACTCTTGCTGAACAAAAGCTTAATGGTAAGCAGATGGAGCAATACCTAGAGAGGTATGTGCATTTAATCGCAAGAAGATATCGATTCTGGAATAGAACTAGGGGAGCAGACCATTTTCTTGTTGCTTGTCATGACTGG GTGAATGAAGAAGAAGCCTCCCTCTTTGATGTGCTACAGTTATTACTTGCAAGTGTTATATTTGTATCATTATTTCAAAAACTTCCCAAAG TGAGTTTTGGAACCATTGGAGACTATGTTCTTTTTCTTGCACGTAGTAGTATAAAGATTTGA